CGAAAACAGAACGTCCCCTTCAAGCCAAGAACTCATTTCAGTCCAAAAAGGTCGATTGTCGTCTGCATAAGTGTATTGTATGGAAAAAAAAACAAATGTTAATGCAAGAACTTTTGTTGCGAATGATCGAAACATGTTTAATCCCTTGTAGACAGTTGGTGAAAGAACCTTTATAAATCTTTCGAAAGCACCTTAACCCGATTTAGTTTTATATTTCAAACCTTATACAAATCAGCGTTGGAGACTTTCCCTCGAATCATTTTATCCCAAAGGTCTCTTTTTATTTCTAATTCAATGTCGTCCCATTTGATAAGCTGAATGCCCGCCCTCACATAGTCGCCCTTTGATTTCATGGCAGCATAATTTTCATGAAGAGTGACGATATGTACTTTTTCACATTCAATGACTGTTTTAATAAACTCTTCCGGGTCATTTATGTTGCCTTCAAGGTGTTCTTTTACAAGCTGCGTTAATTTGGTCTGTATGCGTTTATAATGTTCCAGCCTCAATTCATTGTTAAAATCTGATATCGCACGGTCTGAAACCATGCCCGTAAACTTTCTTATCTTTCTTTTAAGCCTTTCAGACGCTATATGGGTATACCACGCTCTGGCTGATGACGGGGTAACTCTCGGGCGTCGAGCAAGCCACATTATTTCTTCATAAACCCATTCAAGTTCTTTTTGAATCTCGGATTTGATGTATTCAGAAGCCATAAGAACTATTCTTTGCACTCTCTTATCACAAACGGATTTATATTCCCCTGAATAGCTTTGATCCTCTGGGCTCGTTCACACTCCCAGGCGTCAACCGGGTCCTGGGCGGACCAGACTTCAAAAAGTCTCTGGTTTTTCTTTGATATGATCCCATGACCAGGGTAAGCCTGATCCATATAAAAATAGGTCCGGGCAATGTCCCCCCTTATCTCTGGAGCTGGTTCCACTTTTCGGTCCTGGACCTCAAAATCACACGCCCCATACTCACGGGGTTCACCAGGTATTTCTGCGTAACTGTAGTTTGAACGATCTCCGTTTATTTCACCTAATGCCGGTACAAGATTGTATAGATCCGCCTCCATGAGGCGAAATTCGTTTGAAACCTTCCGGGCACAGTTCCTGCCTTTGAACGCCCTACCCTTCCGATCCACACAACTTTCATGGCCATCACGCCATTGGGGAAATGATCGGCCAAATGCCTCCGCCGGAACGACATGCTCCCATTCAATCCTTTGAGCCCGTTTGTTGCTCCGCTTCGAGGTGTATTTGTCAGAAGGGATGATTGATTTGTCTTTATTGAAAATGCAGCCACAATAGAACGTTTCCCGGTGATCAAAATAAACCTTTTCCAACAATATCTTCTTGGATTTGGAAAATGAATCATTATTGATATTCCCTCCAGCCATGGACATTGAAGGTATCAATATGGAAATTAATAATATGAGTCGATATCCGATCCAGGTCATCCTTTCCAACTATCCCTTCTTTCTCGTTCGTTTTTTTGACTGTTTGAGTCTGGCTAACCGCTCCTTAATTTCAAACAGAAGGCGTCTTTGTTCTTTTTCGCCCATCTTTTTATACATCCGTGAGTTCGGGGGCCTCTGCCATCGGTCGATAAGGCCTGAACCGACACCCATGATCTTTGCAAAGTCATCATCCGTTACGAGGATACCTGTCCTGGCTCTAACGGCAGCACGTACCCGCTTGAAGACTTCGATCTGCTTATCCGGTTGGTGGACCTCAATTCCGAGGATTGTATTTTTGGGCTCCATGAATTTGTCTTTTATGGAGTAAGCAACAACAGGAATTCCGTGTTTCTTCACGATGCGGTATATCGTGCTTTGCCCGTAGCCGGTCATGGTGACAAGCTCTTTAATACTGT
This DNA window, taken from Bacteroidota bacterium, encodes the following:
- a CDS encoding endonuclease, whose product is MTWIGYRLILLISILIPSMSMAGGNINNDSFSKSKKILLEKVYFDHRETFYCGCIFNKDKSIIPSDKYTSKRSNKRAQRIEWEHVVPAEAFGRSFPQWRDGHESCVDRKGRAFKGRNCARKVSNEFRLMEADLYNLVPALGEINGDRSNYSYAEIPGEPREYGACDFEVQDRKVEPAPEIRGDIARTYFYMDQAYPGHGIISKKNQRLFEVWSAQDPVDAWECERAQRIKAIQGNINPFVIRECKE